GCTCTGGTGAGCGCGCCTCCCTGTGCGCGTGCTGGTGCGCGGGGCCCGGGCCCTCTGCCCCGCTCCCGCGGGTCCGTTCCGCACGTCCTTCGCCTGCGGGGTCCCGGCTCCTTCGCTGGACTGGCCGCTGGCTCGTGCCCAGTGTGGGGGCCTCTGCGGCTCTCCTGACCTCGTTTCCTCCGTGGCGCCCGCGGGGCCCGAATTGGGCCGCCTGCGCcgtgttttgtctgttttctgcATGGAGTTCCGCTTGGGGCTCGGGGCTGCCCGGCCGTGCGGGGTGGGAGGGGCCGGGCCTGCCCTTCTCCGGGTGTCCCGGCCCAGTGGCCGAGTGGCCGCTGCACCTGCAGGGGAGCTGCGTGCACATCTGGCCTCGGGTGGGGCCGCCTGCCGGGTCTCGTTGGGAACAGCCATGACCCTGGGGCTCAGCGCGCCCGAGGCCCAGTGGACCTCGTGGTGCGGGTCTGCTCCACGTCCTGTGGCCTGACCTGTGCCCCGCTCTCCGCCCAGTCTGGGGGACTGCGACGTGGCCAACGATGGCTGCGCCAGCCTGGCCTCGCTCCTGCTGGCCAACCGCAGCCTGCGGGAGCTGGACCTCAGCAACAACCGAATGAACGACCAGGGTATCCGGAGGCTCATGGAGAGTGTGGAGCAGCCGGGCTGCGCGCTGGAGCAGCTGGTGTGAGTGCGGGCGGGTCTCGGGGGCGGGACTGGCGCTGGAGCAGCTGGTGTGAATgtgggcggggctgcgggggagCAGCTGGTGTGAGTGCGGGCGGGGCTGAGGGGGAGCAGCTGGTGTGAGtgcgggcggggctgcgggggggaggggtgtgagtgcgggcggggctgcgggggggaggggtggcGCTCCCCCACCCGGCCCTGACCCTGCGCCCTGCTGCCTGCGCAGCCTCTACGACATCTACTGGTCCCAGGACATTGAGGACAGCCTGCGGGCCCTGGAGGAACGGAAGCCCAGCCTGAAGATCATCTCCTGAGCAGCCCCcccactctcccccaccccacgtCCTAGCTTGGAGTACACAGAAATGCTCTAATCAACTCAGTTCTGCAACAAAGTTTTAGACACTTTATTAAAGCACTTTTTTTGGCAGAAGAGGTGCCTGTCTTTTCTGTGGGGGGCACACTGGGCGTGGCGTCACACGTGCTCACAGGTGTGAGCACGCGCCCAGGACCGCGGCCACCCCCAGCGGGCACAGCTCCCGGCCCCACCCCCTGCACACGGCCGCCCGTCCCCCAGGAGCCAGTGCGGACCACGCCCCGCTGCTTCACTTGTTCGGTTTGCTCGTGAAGACGACCCTCTGCCCAGCAGGAGAGCCCGGCCCCTGCTGCCCGCCCACCGCTCCGCGCCTGTGCTCCTCGAGGGGCGTCGGGGCCCGCATGCTCAGACCTGCTCTCTCGGCTGCTCGGGTGTTCCTGGACGAGCAGGGGCAGCGGGCCGCGGGGCAGTCAGGGCCTCCCAGTGGCCGTAGGCCCGGGGAGCAGGGACAGGCACCGGGATGCCTAGGCTGGGCCACCAGGGCAGAGGGGAGTGGCTGCCCAGGGTCAGCCCTGGGGGGCCGCAGCCACACACGGTCCACGCCCGTGCACacaccacacacgcacacaagcCCGCGCTGCAGGGCCCCGCTGTGCACAGGGGACGGGGCAGGGCCCCTCGGGAGCCGGTCCTGCGGTGCGTCAGCTTGGGGCCGGTGCCCCCTCCGCCTCGGCCTCCGTGGGCCCTGGGGGGTCTCCTGGCTCAGGCAGGTGCCCGTCTGCGGTGCCAACGGCTCTGCCCGGGTCGCCCCTGCTCTGCTGCTTCTGTCGCCGGGTCTCCTTGTACCTCAGGGTGATGTCCCTAGGGTCCGCAGGAGCCACGTCACCGTCCCCACCGTTGCAGGGACGCGCCTGTCACCAGGAGGGGCCGACGGCCCACGCGGCTCCCCTGGGCGCCCCACACTCACCGCAGGAAGAAGCGCCAGATGGTCCAGGTGAGCACGAGCACAGAGCCGAGAGTCCAGCACTGGGAGATGTAGAAGGGCAGGGACAGCGTGAGCGTGTGTGGATCGTATTTCACCACGATGAGCAGCTCCGTGGCCGTGATGGCTGCCACCAGCCAGGCCTGCTGGCCCAGCTTCTTGTGGAGCTTCCTGCGGGGAGGGCACCGGCTGAGGGCGCCGCTGCCGGGCCCTGGGGTCGGCAGCACCACGCGTGCCCAGGCCTGCCCCGCCCACCCCAGGGCCCTCACGGGTCATCCATGAAGTCGTAGATCTCCCGCATGGCCACACCGCCCACGTTGACGAAGAAGACCAGCCGCAGCAGGACCAGGTAGTGCTCCGGGGGCAGCCACAGCACGAACTTCAGGTAGAACGTGTTCAGCTCTGCCAACAGAAACTGGGGGCCAGAGGAGGGTGGGCGGGGGCCCGGGCTGTCCGGCGGGCACACCCGCGGGACCTGCCAGCCTTACCACCAGGATGATGCCGCACACGGCCAGCCAGCGGCGCAGGCTGGAGGCGGGCTTCCACTCAAAGCGGACCCAGCTGTAGGGCGTGAACTGGAAGGCGATCCTCTTCATCTTGCCTCTGGGGGCAGAGCGAGCTGTCACCTCGGGGGGAGCACCTGCCCCACCCGCGGCCGTGCCAGCCGCTCGTGCCCCgtgcccccccccagtgccctcCGAGCACTGCCCGTACCCCTGAGGGGGGTGGCCCGGGGAGAGGGGAGCCGGAGAAGGGCCtggggggctcccggggcccaGGGGCAATCTTGGTCCACGACCCCTCCCAGAAGGTGCCCCAGCGCCACCTCAGGCCCCCGGGAACCCCCCAGCAGGAGGCTGGGGACGCACTTGTAGGTGGGGATGTTCCACAGGCCCTGCCACTTGTACGTTTTCATCGACAACCACTCGAGGGTTTTCATGCCGCAGTAGATGCCCAGCCCGTTGCAGACGAGCACGTCCATGATCCACTGGGGGCAGAGGCCGGAGGTGAGCAGCGGTCCTGCCCCGTGGACAGCCTCTGCGCCCTGCGACCCCCAGGGCGGCTGCCGGCACCTACGTGATCCCACCAGCACTCGCTGAAGTTGGGCAGCTGGTGCTCCAGGCTGTACTCCAGGAACTCAAACATCACGCTCACGATCGTGCACATCCACCAGTCCCGGATCATCAGGGTCTGGGGGCCAGGCACCACATCAGGCCATGCAGGGCGACCCCGCGGCCTCACCCACCACACCCACACCCTGAGCGGCAGCAGGAGGCCGGGTCGGGCTCAGAGCGCAGGGCAGAGCCCAGAACCACCGTGTCCTTCGGACAGCCAGGCCAGGCCGCCTTACCTTCAGGTACCAGCCGAGGAAGTGCGCGGGCACAAAGCCGTCCAGCTTGTCCTGTGGGCAAGACACCTGCCTCGCACCCAGCCCACAGCCAGCGGCCCCTCGCTCCCTGCGGGCACCTCCTGCGCCCAGGGCTGCTGGGACCCCCCACCCCGGAGCAGCGCTGGCCGGCCCTGGGGCACAGAGCAGTGGGCACCTGCAGCCAGGCCTGACCCCAGGGGGAGCGGGTACCCGTCAGGGGGCCCCTGTGCAGACGGGGGCTCCAGAACAGGGCCGGCCAGCAGCGGGGAGCCCCAGAGCCCACCCTACCCAGACATTGTGGAAGGGGTCGCTCGCGTTGTGCGCGTCGTAGATGAGGCAGTTTCCCCCGTAGTCCCTCTCGGGCAGCGGCACGCCCAGCTTGGGGTCCACGTACTTCAGGAACTGGCGGCCGTCCTGCACAGTCTGCGAAGCCAGCAGTGAGCGGGGCAGGCAGATGGATGCGGGGGCCCCAGGCCGGGGGGCTTGCCACTGGCCTCCCCATGTCCCCTCACGGGAGCATGGCTTCAGGACGCCCCCCAGACACGGGCGCCAACGCTGCCCACCAGCAGGCCgggctccctcccacccccgcaGCCCATCCAGCCACCAGCTGGGCCCCAAGCCCACCAGAGGGGCCGCAGGACACCCGCCGTCAGCCTTGTCCCCTTGTTACTGCCCCGAGTACCAGCCGAGGGACGAAGTGGGGACGAGAGTGAGGGGGTGACAGGTGTCTAGGGCCGGCGGGTAGAGCATGTGCACACCTGCATGTCACGTGACCCAGGCCACCTGTGCTACACAGACTCATGGCCCTGTCCTGCAAGTGGACCCGGAGCCCAGCCGGGGTCTATGGAAATGACACTGGGACGGTGACATCACACAACCAAAGTCACCCCGTGAGCTTGGGAACCGTGGGACCTGAGAGTGGACATACTGTGTCCCTGTGTCAGCAGCCCGGACTCACGGGCTCCACCCACAAGGTGACAGGTGTGCAAACGGCAAGGCGCCGCTGaaggctgagcagggaccccTTCCACAATGTCTGAAGGCTGAAAAGTGCACAGCGCGAGGGCCCACTGGGGCGGGCAGTCCAGAGATGCAAACAAGCAGGACAAGTGGTGCACGGCTCGACGGCCCCAAGAAAGATCCCGACAGGCCAGGTGTGGCAGGAGCAGTCTGGCCGTGCCTTACACAGGCAGCACAGGCGACATGGCAGGTCCACACCCCCGATGCCCCCGGGGGGACACGGGCGCATGGCCCGGACGCCTTCAGGGGcccagggggaggagggcgggcggtagGCGGACCTGCAGGGTCACACGTGGTGTTGCCGTGCACAGAATTCCCTGCATGAGCATGGACGTGAGGGCCAGCACCTGCAGCCGGGCGGGTGAGAGCAAGCTGCTACTACGGACCCCGCACACCAGCAGCACGTCCACCGCACGAAGTAAACGGATGATGACACAACAGGCACAGGTGCCAGCACCCCTGTGCCCGGAGGGTTGAGTGGCCGGGCCACCCTCAGTGCCGAGTGTGGGGTGCTGGGTGCCGTGCGGCAGCAGGCGAGctggcccccaggcctgggccccggCAGTgtccccgcgctccccgcgcaGGCTGACTGGGCaggcccctcctcccccgccGGGTCCTTCCCCCCTGTGCCCACCTCCCCGGGATCCCCCTCGCTTCCCCCCAAAGCTCCTGGGGCCGTACCGCCACCTGCTTGCTCACCTGGAAGAGGATGAAGATGAGGAACAGCTCGTAGACAACGCTGACGCACAGCCAGAACCGCCAGTAGGCTGCAAAGACAGCACGGGCGTCAGGAGGGCCCCACGCCGCCCCCTCCCGCTCTTGCCTGACGTCTGGGCGTGACCCCTGACCTCTGTCGCTCAGCAAGTCTGCAGGAACCTTGTGTCCAGGGTAAGGAAACCCGAGGCCAGAACGGGTTTCCCCATGAAAGGGCAGGAaatccccttcctcctccctcgcATCACCACCCCCAACACCGTGAGGAATACACGGCACGTGTGGGGACTTGACCACCTGGATGGTGGGGAGCACCAACCCGGGCGCCACGACCTGCTTAGGGACCTCCGTGCCCCCAACAACCCCGTGGCCGACCCCGTGTGCGTCCCTCCTCTGGACCCACACGCTCAGGGCAGTTACGTCTCAGGGAAGCTGAGGACACGCGTCCCTCGGACCCTGTGATTCGCCAGGACCCGACCTCCGCCCGCTTCTCCCCAGGAGCGAGCAGCCAACGGGAGGGGGAGCCCGCAGCCTAGAGCACAGGTGCTTTCTCCTCCCAAATCCTGACAATCCCGGGGAATAAAGGCCTCGAACTGCCCTTCCTCTGGCTCGTGACTGTTGAAGAAAACCAGCAGCCTGCTCGGTCCCCTCGAGGGAACAAGGTGGTGCTGGCGGAGGAGGAAGAGACCGCGCCCAGCCTGGGAAACCAgggccacggggggggggggggggggggggtgtccataCACGCTCACAGGGGCTCCAAGCCCACCCGGGCCTGCGCAGGCAGGGGGCGTGAAGGTGGACAGCTCTCAGGTCCTCCTGGGACAGGGACGGAGAGCACCCGACACAGCAGCCCCGCTGTCCTGGACTCTGGGAGAGGCCTGCACGCTCGCCCTGGCAGGGGTGCGGCAGGAGCTAAGCGGGCCGTGGTGAAGCCACGCggggccgcccccaccccagggcgCGCCCCAGCACATGCGACGGCAccttcctgtcccctccctgacCGCTGCCCCTGCTCAGTGGCTGCCTGTCCCCCCCCACCTGCGGAGCCCCCAGGACCCAGACCCGCCATCCCCAAGCCACAGCGGGTGCTCCTCCGACGTTCCCACCTGACCCCACGCCAGCGGCAGCCCTGGCACCGCCCCGTGTGCCAGCCTGGGGGCCCCGCCGGCAGTAAAAATCCTGAAGGGCGCCTCTTGAACAGGCCAGTTTCCCAGCAAAGTCCATCGCAGACAGCGACCCCTGGCCCCGAGCACCACCCCCTGGCCCCGATGGCCCTTCCCGCCGCTGCCCACGGCGAGCCGCAGGGCGCTGAGCAGTCGGAGGCCTCCTGCCAGCCGAGGCGAGCAGGTGCTGCAGGACAGGCCCCGCGGCCGCTCCGGCACAGCCCCGCGGGGCACCGTGACCGCCAGGCCCCACAGCTGCCTCACCGTCCCCACCGGGCGGGGCCTGGGCCCCCAAGGCACTGCGGGGACTGCCCACTCTTCCCCCTCAGCCCAACGGGCACGCGCCGGACCTCACGTCTGCCGTTTCTGTGGCCTGTACCCCGTGCCCTCTCGTCTGCAGCCCACAGCGAGTCCAGGCCCCCGAGGCCCCGACCGCCGTCACCAGCAGGCCCCGAGGGGGGCAGCGTGCTGGCGATCAGGCCGTGCAGGCCCCACCGGCCCGGCCCGGGGCAGACGCACAGACCGCGTGCAGAGTCCCCACGTCCCTAGACGGCCGGACAGGGCGCCGGTAAACACCTGGTTGTCAATGAGACACTAGGAAGACGTCTGTGTGAACCTGGAGCCAAGACGCAGCTTCAGGACATAAAGCCCCGCACGGGAGGCCCCGTAAAGAAACACAGACACTTCGGTGGTTACTTGGTTACTTGTTCGGTGGTTACTTGTGGTGAGCAGGCTTTGTTTGTTACGAAGTATCTCTTGTATTTGTCGGATGACACGCCCATCCACACAGAAAAGACACCTGTTACTAAAGCTCTAAGACCTCGGGAAAACTGACCATGTGCCCCCAGGGGCAGCTCCTAAACGAGGCCGGAGCCCCAGACATCCTGAGGCTGAGGGAGGACCAGGGACAGgacggggcagggggcaggacagAAGACGGATGGGGGGGACAGGACAAGGGGATAGGATGGAGGAGCAGGGATGGGACGAGGGACAGGACAGGAGGACGGGATGGGATAAAAGGAGACGGGACAAGGCGATAGGATGAGGGACAGGACCAGGAACAGGACCAGGGACAGGACAGGCGGATAGGATGGGGGGGTGCGGGAATGGGATGGGACAGGACAGAGAACGGGACAGGAGAACAGGATGGGGGGCAGGGATGGGACGAAGGACAGGGCTGGGGACAGGACAGGAGCTGCCCGAGCAACGCTCTGCAGCGAGGCCCCGGGGCTGCTGGAACTCCCCAACGTGGGGGTCGGGGACCAGAGACAGGAGGACTCATTGCAGGTGGCACGCGGCGAGCACCTCGATGGCGGGCAGCCGGGTACCTTGCTGTGCAGAGCGAACCCCCAGgatggagcaggaggagggggagcaggagggcccgggtcagggtgaggagcagagcgATGGGGGGGGTCCTGAGACAGGAGGGACATCCGGGATCCTCCCCTCACCCTCCTTGACTGACAGCGGCCTGGCCGGCGGGGCTGGGGGACAGGACATGCACCCGGCAGCGCAACGCGGGGCCAACACTCAGGACAGAACCGGCAGGTGGGCGCATGCGGACAGAGGGGCGGGTTACCTGGATGTGGTCTGGAAAACGGCCCGTCTTTAGCTTGTGTGACTCCAAAAcataagaaaaccaaaatactGGCCACAATACCTCTGCAAATAAAGAACAGACAGCCCCTCAGTGCGTGCCTCCGGGCGGGAGGGGCCCGGGGGGACACGGCCCCACGTGTCCGGGTCGGGCTCCCCTGGAGTGTCCCAATTGCACAGCCAGGGTCTCCTAGGGGCGGGGCCACACGGCCTCCTGCTCCTCGGGCGACGCCGCCCCCGGCTGCCCCCCCACTGCCCCGACCCCACCCGCCCCGCAGGCCTGGCCTCCCCACTGGCCAGCATGGGCAAGGGTGCGCGCTGCTGGTTCCCGGAGGCCCAGAGGCGCCAGCCCAGGCTCTCCACCCGACACCTCACCCCGCTGCCCGCTAGTGCCCTTGGGCGTTGGGGgcggctgcggggggggggggggctgcccggCCCCCGTAGGACACGAGCCTCCGCGTGGTCTGAACCAGCTCACCGCAGCCTTGCTCCCCGCCGATGCAGGAGGCCCAGAGGGACAGCTGGACACTGGCCCCCGTGCTCAGCAGGCCGGGACCCGCGCCCCAGCACAGGAGCCGCACGGAGGGCCCATGGGGTACCCACCCGCCAAGGACGCACCCTGGTCGGTGTGGGCTGGGGGAGGAAGTGCACACAGCTGCCTGGAGCAGCACAGGGACCCCCCTTGGCCGCCCCCCGGGTGACACCCTCCACCCCGAGAGACGCCCCTCCTGGTGCTACCACAACACAGCTCTGGAGCCACGGGTGAGCCACAGGGTGGTCACCACGCAGACAGAACGAGGGAGGCGAGGCCTCTGGGCCCCCAGGGTGCCAGGCTACCTCCCGCCTCCCCGGGTCAGCTTCACGGCACCCACTTGGGCTCTGCAGCTCATGGCAGCTCAGCAGGCCTTGCCGGGCAGGCAGACACCGGaaccccaccccaacccaggGCCCTGTCGGCACCCCAGGCTTGGCTGTGGCCACAGGTCTCCAGTCTGTGCTGGTACATCACCCACGTGCCCAGCTCCCCACTGTTTTCCCCCCACTCTAGCTCCCCACTGTTCATGTGAAGCCCCCTTCTGCCCCAGaacagcctgcagcccaggacacCCCCAGGACACCGCCCAGgacagcctgcagcccaggaccccCCCGGgacagcctgcagcccaggaccccCCAGaacagcctgcagcccaggaccccCCAGGACACTGCCCAGGACAGCCTGCGGCCCAGAACCCCCCAGGACACCGCCCAGGAGAGCCTGCAGCCCAGAACCCCCCCAGGACAGCCTGCAGCCCCGTCTCTATTGCTCACTGTCCTGTTTTCAGCTGTGCCCGGTGTCAGAGCTTTGACATGACCCCATCCTCCAGGCCTCAGTATTTTCTGAGCGCTTCCTTCCGGGCGCTGGAGACCCCCCAGACCCAGCCTGGGAATCCACCTTCCCTCCAGGAGCCCTGGTTCCTCCACTGGAGGACGGTCTCCTTGCCACAGGGGCGTCGGAGCTTCTGGGCCCCTCGGCTGACAGAGCCGTGCGGCCTCACCGCGCCTCCAGGTGAGCCTGCGATGCTCCCCGAGTCGCCGCCGTGTCCACGCGAGGCCAGCGTCCCCAGCTCCCACCCTCATCCCGTGGACACCCTCCCCCCAGGGACACACCCGGTTCCCGCCTCCGCCGGCCACTGAGCGGCTCCCTCTGACCTGGGCCATGTGGGCGGCGGTGGCAAAGCCGTGAACGGGACACCCCGCGGGAAGCCCCCATGTCCAGCAGAGCCCAGGGCCGGGGGCATCTGCTCTGCCTcgagcccagggtggggggccGCGGCCCCAACAGGAGCCACTCACTCTGTCCCTGGTGCACATTAGGTCTCCCGGGGCTTGCCGTCATCTGCGCGCTGCCAAGTCCACCAGGACAGCGCCAGGCAGGGCGGCGTCAGCCCCCACCCCGGCTCAGCCACTCGCCCCAGCACCACGCCTCCCACCACCTTCGCCAGCACGGACAGGTACACGCACAGGCCTTCCACACAGCTCTTCCACATTCTAAGCTGCTCCTCAGTGTCAGCCTCATCTTCGTCGTGTGGCaacacccaccccacccaccgTTAACCAGTCAGCGCGGGACCAGACGCCAGCACAAGGCAGGTAACCCCACGGACCCCCTCCGCTCCCTTCTCTGCTCCTGATGTCCATAGGGCCACAGTCCTGTGGTCACCAACTGTCCTTCCCCGCAGCTCGCGGAGCGCCTCctgttgcggggggggggggagacggGACACCATCCAGCCACGAGTCACCAGAAGCCAACTGCATCTTTGCACCTGCTCGCAGACTTTTATCATTTAACGGCTCGTAGCCCAGTTCCCTGCGCTGGTTAACCACAGCGTCTGGATGTACCTGGTTTGTTGGTCCGTCCGCCCGCTCAAGGCGGAGCTACTGCTCCACGTCCGGGCCGTTACGGATACAGCGGCTCCGACATCCATGTGCAGGGGTTTGTGTAGACTGGAGTCTTCCCTTCCCTGGGATGGACTCCTTGGAGCCTGATTACTGGATCACGTGGTAGGAACCAGTCTAGTTCCGCCACAGACCCTGGAATTCCGGTGTCCTACCCAAGAGGTCCCCTTGGGCGCCTGGggtctcaggtcatggtcccagggtcctgggatcgagtcccgcgtggccCCTGCTccgcgtggagcctgcatctccctccgcccccctcccctgctcatacgTGCGCTCTCActccaataaaatcttaaaaataagtagtCGCCACCAAATCCAAGGTCACCAACTTCTGAACTGTTTCTACCAGAAGTCTTGTTTCTTATCTTACGTTTAGGTCTGTAACCTATTGTCAGTGACTGTGAAAAGCGCACAGTCTGACGGCTTCCTTGCCGTGGGTGTAAACGTCCAGCTGCTCCAGCTCCGTGTGCGGGAAAGACTCGCGGCCCCGaactgcctctgctcctctgcccgCAGGCGCCCTGGTCTGCTGCACTGGCTGCCGTGCCGACCCACCGGCCTCATCCCTGCCGCCTGTCAGCGGGGCCAGGTCATCCCTGCAGCCCTGCTCTCCCCCGTGTTCCCAGAACACGTTCACGGTTTACGCACACTCGCTTATCTTTGTACCCGAACGTACGCAGCACATGTGTGCGTACACATCCCAGGTGTGCCCTGTGGGATGGTGGGTCAGTAAAGCGCGGCCCACCCCACAGAACACTTGCCAGCAACGGAGCGGCGTGCCGGTCGGTGACTCCGCGTACGTGAGCCCTCCGGCACATGAGGACTCCGGGCCGCACCTGCACACATGCAGTCTGTGACACTCGCTGAGCTGTAGGCTCTAATCGGACAAGTGTTGTATGAGATCCCTGGTCAATCAAGTTAACCTCAGAAGAAAAAACCTActcccccaaaataaaacaatttcccAGATCCATGAAAAGAATGACCTAGAAGCTGAAATCGAGAACTTAAGGAAAATAAACCAATTTCCTACATCTTAAACAatgcaaacattatttttttctttttaacaataaGCCTAATTTTTAGAAGCACTTTGTTTCCAGGACACGCCAGCCTGCGGCATCAAAGCTCTGACAGGAGGtgaaggggctgggctggggccctggggccagaGCCGCCCTGGAGGCAGCAGCAGAGCCACagacggtgtgtgtgtgtgtgtgtgtgtgtgtgtgtgtttgtgggggaAGCGTCACAGGTCCCAGAGCCGCCCTGGAGGCAGCAGCAGAGCCACagacggtgtgtgtgtgtgtgtgtgtgtgtgtgtgtgtgtttgtgggggaAGCGTCATAGGTCCCAGGCTCACCCAGGAGGGACAGGGACTGGCCACGGAGGTTCCAGTGTCCTCGGCGCACACAACCTCAGAGCAGGAGTCTAGGGGCCTCCAAGCCCCAACCCCCCGAGtccccccgcagggagcttgctccAGGGTGGCTGCGGTGAGCACTGGTGAACAAGTGGGACAGGCCCACAGGGTCGACCACTACTACCTCAGCGCTCGGACTGCAGGGCCCCGACAGGCTCTAGTGGGAACCGCTGCCCCACCCTGGGAGGGCACTGCCTGGATGCCCCACGTGGGCCCATGGgggctggggtcctgctctgTGACGACTCTGGCCTGGAACTGCCCGTCATCGGTCTAACTTCACAGCCCCGGGGACACCTCTTCAGTGTGACGAGTCCTGCTtcctgctgccccctgcccacccgTGCCCAGCGGGTACTCACGGGCAAACCCACAGAGAAGGCCACGTTCTACTAGCAAATACCCACTAAGCAAACTCAGGCTCCCACCACGGCCTCCCTGTCTGCTGCATCCTCAGGCTCAGAGTCCCTGGTGCAGAGCCCAGCGCAGCGAGAGCAGCCTCGGGCCACAGGGGGGCCAAGCTCCCTCCTCTACCTCTGGACTCTGTGACCCATGCACGGTGCACCAAGCGGCTCCCCCTGTGCCAGGGGGGCACCGAGCGACAGGCAGTGCAGAGATGCGTTAGACCTGGAGCCTGACACCCAGggctcagaaaaaaagaggaaggcgCAGCAAAACCACCTGGCAGACAGGTGGCAGAGGCGGGAGGAAAACCTGCAGAGCCTGCAACCAGGAGCCAGGGCGCCTCCCAGCTGGGGACAAGGCGTGGGCCCTGGCGGAGATGCAGCCTCAGGACCAGATGGGGGCTGTGAGGTGCCGCACACACGGGCTGCCAGGGAGCCCCGGCACCCACAGAGCACACGCTGGTGCTCACGGCACCCTCCCAGGCCGATGCTGACACCCCCACTTTACAAGTCCCGGCCCCAATGACCAAGTCTGACCCGTGGTCTTCTGGCGCTGCCCTCTGCCCGTCTCGGCCCTGGCACCCCGTCCCACCAGAGCCAGTGGGTCAGAGGAGCAACAGGGGCTTCAGCGGCCTGAGGAGCCCCCCCGCGCAGAGACCTCACAGCACTCAGCTCTACAGCCAGTGCATCGCCTGCACATGCTTGAGGGTGGCCTCAGTATCCGTGGGATTCCAGCAAAGAAGCACCCACCAGCTAGTCCATTCTGCAGAGAACCCCGAAAGGGAGTCTGTCCACTTCCTGACCTGCAGGATAACAGGCTTTCCACAAGAAAGCTCGTTTACAATTTTCAGAAAGCATTATTATCAACAAAGCTCAAGAACGGTGCTGGCCGATGGGAGGCTCGTCCCTGACCACCACCAAAGCCTGTACGCCCCAGACGCCCACTCACAGGCTCTGTGATCATGATTTATAAGACATATAAACTTGGGGGGACACAAACCAGGGGCCGCCAGATGCCTTGGGCCCATTGCACCCCATCAGAAAGGGGCCAGGATGATGCTTTGCCCGTTGACATATTGTGATACTGTGACTTGTAAGACATATACTTTTCTTCATCCCATTTTTGGCACAGAACCCCTAAAGCCTTGGGAATTTCTCTAGTGATCAAGGggtttttgttatgttaatgaggcgGCTTCCCTGACTACCAAGAGAGCCaagcaccaggcagagggctggTTCTCTCCCAGCCCGGATCCTGGGGATGACCCCTGGGAATGGCCGCAGGGCTCAAGGCTGAGTTCAGTCCCCAAAGGCTGATGACTGAGTCAGTGCTGGCTGAATGACAAAGCCTCCGTGGAACCCTAAGGGCGAGGTTCTGAACCTCTGGCTTGGGGACCACGGGCTGACATGGGGACAGTGCTGTGCCTGGAATGGCCGTGG
This is a stretch of genomic DNA from Canis aureus isolate CA01 chromosome 21, VMU_Caureus_v.1.0, whole genome shotgun sequence. It encodes these proteins:
- the PTDSS2 gene encoding phosphatidylserine synthase 2 isoform X1, with protein sequence MRRGERRGAGGPRPGSPVPAGKASLEEPPDGAGAGAERGGGRRSTESEVYDDGTNTFFWRAHTLTVLFILTCVLGYVTLLEETPRDTAYNTKRGIVASILVFLCFGVTQAKDGPFSRPHPAYWRFWLCVSVVYELFLIFILFQTVQDGRQFLKYVDPKLGVPLPERDYGGNCLIYDAHNASDPFHNVWDKLDGFVPAHFLGWYLKTLMIRDWWMCTIVSVMFEFLEYSLEHQLPNFSECWWDHWIMDVLVCNGLGIYCGMKTLEWLSMKTYKWQGLWNIPTYKGKMKRIAFQFTPYSWVRFEWKPASSLRRWLAVCGIILVFLLAELNTFYLKFVLWLPPEHYLVLLRLVFFVNVGGVAMREIYDFMDDPKLHKKLGQQAWLVAAITATELLIVVKYDPHTLTLSLPFYISQCWTLGSVLVLTWTIWRFFLRDITLRYKETRRQKQQSRGDPGRAVGTADGHLPEPGDPPGPTEAEAEGAPAPS
- the PTDSS2 gene encoding phosphatidylserine synthase 2 isoform X2 codes for the protein MCISPMPVPSEVEHLFLCPFATWVSSLEKRLFRRAHTLTVLFILTCVLGYVTLLEETPRDTAYNTKRGIVASILVFLCFGVTQAKDGPFSRPHPAYWRFWLCVSVVYELFLIFILFQTVQDGRQFLKYVDPKLGVPLPERDYGGNCLIYDAHNASDPFHNVWDKLDGFVPAHFLGWYLKTLMIRDWWMCTIVSVMFEFLEYSLEHQLPNFSECWWDHWIMDVLVCNGLGIYCGMKTLEWLSMKTYKWQGLWNIPTYKGKMKRIAFQFTPYSWVRFEWKPASSLRRWLAVCGIILVFLLAELNTFYLKFVLWLPPEHYLVLLRLVFFVNVGGVAMREIYDFMDDPKLHKKLGQQAWLVAAITATELLIVVKYDPHTLTLSLPFYISQCWTLGSVLVLTWTIWRFFLRDITLRYKETRRQKQQSRGDPGRAVGTADGHLPEPGDPPGPTEAEAEGAPAPS